One stretch of Micromonospora echinospora DNA includes these proteins:
- a CDS encoding aminotransferase class V-fold PLP-dependent enzyme — MHLTRRHLLGATAAAGVTGLATGCEPERPAAQDGAADDPPALDPASWDSVHAQFALDRSRAHLATFVFAPHPAPVRAAVATHRDGLDRDASGYLLANEERLDRAVLDAAAGHLGTNPDQIALTDSTTMGLGLVYSAIRLRPGDEVLTTEHDFYATHESLRLRAERDGVTVLRARLYRDAATAGVDEMVAGLAAALTPRTRVVALTWVHSSTGVKLPVRRLAEVVRERSPEALLCLDAVHGFGADASTPEQLGCDVLVSGCHKWLLGPRGTGLVWATGRAWARMTPVIPSFDGRVIGSWLAGGGGQPAPPGPAHTPGGYHSFEHRWALADAFGFHSRIGPARVAERTRELADRLKEGLAGVRGVRLVTPRAADLSAGVVCCEVPGVPVGEAVGRLRSAGVVASSTPYRPSYLRFGATIANGEQDVEAALRAVRTLV, encoded by the coding sequence ATGCACCTGACCCGACGGCACCTGCTCGGCGCGACCGCGGCGGCCGGTGTCACCGGCCTGGCCACCGGCTGCGAGCCGGAGCGCCCGGCGGCGCAGGACGGGGCGGCGGACGACCCGCCAGCCCTGGATCCGGCCAGCTGGGACAGCGTCCACGCCCAGTTCGCGCTGGACCGCTCCCGGGCGCACCTGGCCACCTTCGTCTTCGCGCCGCACCCGGCGCCGGTACGGGCCGCCGTGGCCACCCACCGCGACGGCCTCGACCGGGACGCCTCGGGCTACCTGCTGGCAAACGAGGAACGGCTGGACCGCGCGGTGCTCGACGCGGCCGCCGGGCACCTCGGCACGAATCCGGACCAGATCGCGCTCACCGACTCCACCACCATGGGCCTCGGCCTTGTCTACAGCGCCATCCGGCTGCGGCCGGGCGACGAGGTGCTGACCACCGAGCACGACTTCTACGCCACGCACGAGTCGCTGCGACTGCGCGCCGAACGTGACGGCGTGACGGTGCTCCGGGCCCGCCTCTACCGCGACGCCGCCACCGCCGGTGTGGACGAGATGGTGGCCGGTCTCGCCGCGGCGCTCACCCCGCGCACCCGCGTGGTGGCGCTGACCTGGGTGCACTCCAGCACCGGCGTGAAGCTGCCGGTGCGCCGCCTAGCCGAGGTGGTACGCGAGCGCAGCCCGGAGGCGTTGCTCTGCCTCGACGCGGTGCACGGCTTCGGCGCCGACGCGTCCACACCGGAGCAGCTCGGCTGCGACGTGCTGGTCTCCGGCTGCCACAAGTGGCTGCTCGGGCCGCGCGGCACCGGCCTGGTGTGGGCCACCGGGCGGGCGTGGGCCCGGATGACCCCGGTGATCCCCAGCTTCGACGGACGCGTCATCGGGAGCTGGCTCGCCGGCGGCGGCGGGCAGCCCGCGCCACCGGGACCGGCCCACACGCCCGGCGGCTACCACAGCTTCGAGCACCGGTGGGCGCTCGCCGACGCGTTCGGGTTCCACAGCCGGATCGGCCCGGCCCGGGTCGCCGAACGCACCCGGGAGCTGGCCGACCGGCTCAAGGAGGGTCTCGCGGGCGTCCGGGGCGTACGGCTGGTCACCCCGCGCGCCGCCGACCTGTCCGCCGGCGTGGTCTGCTGCGAGGTGCCGGGCGTGCCGGTGGGCGAGGCGGTGGGCCGGCTCCGGTCGGCCGGGGTGGTCGCCAGCAGCACCCCCTACCGGCCCTCCTACCTGCGCTTCGGCGCGACGATCGCCAACGGCGAGCAGGACGTGGAGGCGGCGCTGCGGGCGGTCCGCACGCTGGTGTGA
- a CDS encoding DUF1963 domain-containing protein, translating into MPFLLRLDCAALPRVPDLALPADGTLLFFLDQESALDACGIEAEQEFARVVYVPAGAETMDGEYVVPTGTDLEPFLAPEHEMYAGLQAELPDWLDRSENWLSATQIQLLRDMPHRKEMSALLEQLWPERQWSLPEDVFVGGYTISAQDPPEVIMMDKERQRQARSLPRAERMVAQYEEQQRVMREWVPLAQFGVPDEEYVNARFLIRHDDLAARRFDRVLSFCEFTE; encoded by the coding sequence TTGCCGTTCCTGCTCCGGCTCGACTGCGCGGCGCTGCCCCGGGTTCCCGACCTCGCCCTGCCGGCCGACGGCACGCTGCTGTTCTTCCTCGACCAGGAGAGCGCACTGGACGCCTGCGGCATCGAGGCCGAGCAGGAGTTCGCACGGGTCGTGTACGTCCCGGCCGGCGCCGAGACGATGGACGGTGAGTACGTCGTACCGACCGGAACCGATCTGGAACCGTTCCTCGCCCCCGAGCACGAGATGTACGCCGGTCTCCAGGCGGAACTGCCGGACTGGCTCGACCGCTCGGAGAACTGGCTGAGCGCCACCCAGATCCAGCTCCTGCGCGACATGCCGCACCGCAAGGAGATGAGCGCGCTGCTCGAGCAGCTCTGGCCAGAGCGCCAGTGGTCGCTGCCGGAAGACGTCTTCGTCGGCGGCTACACCATCTCGGCGCAGGACCCGCCCGAGGTGATCATGATGGACAAGGAGCGGCAGCGGCAGGCGAGGTCCCTGCCCCGCGCGGAGCGGATGGTGGCCCAGTACGAGGAACAGCAGCGGGTGATGCGCGAATGGGTGCCGTTGGCCCAGTTCGGCGTACCGGACGAGGAGTACGTCAACGCGCGGTTCCTGATCCGCCACGACGACCTCGCCGCCCGGCGGTTCGACAGGGTGCTGTCCTTCTGCGAGTTCACCGAGTGA
- a CDS encoding glycoside hydrolase family 26 protein, protein MLRPTAPRVGLALAGLLLLAYAFVVAPGAWRDPGTGASAHGRVPATPQASADAPGGGLFPPAGQAFFGVMTDKGPHDFATVDRFVEAAGRSPQVMLFGADWVSAEFDRSLFDRIADRGMMPMLGWEPWDYSIDLAARRTGLAVRQIDRLRATQPDYRLDRIARGDFDAHLRSWAEGVRSLGYPVAIRFAHEMNGDWYPWCERANGNRPGDYVRAWRHVHDLFARAGATNVTWVWSPNARWDKTTAGLTGLYPGDDYVDWVGVTGYYGTGAFTKTYWSFDQIFGPTIAEIRKVTRKPLVVTETGAADTAGRKARWIRETFGSLPRYPDLIGLIWFEVDKEQDWRIAGAPAAAAAFAEAVAGERYDVTWSAASRPRAGP, encoded by the coding sequence GTGCTGAGGCCGACCGCGCCCCGGGTGGGCCTCGCGCTGGCCGGGTTGCTGCTGCTCGCGTACGCCTTCGTGGTGGCGCCCGGCGCGTGGCGCGACCCGGGCACGGGCGCGTCGGCGCACGGTCGCGTCCCGGCGACGCCGCAGGCGAGCGCCGACGCGCCGGGTGGCGGCCTGTTCCCCCCGGCCGGACAGGCGTTCTTCGGGGTGATGACCGACAAGGGACCGCACGACTTCGCGACGGTCGACCGGTTCGTCGAGGCGGCCGGGCGGTCGCCGCAGGTGATGCTCTTCGGCGCCGACTGGGTGTCGGCCGAGTTCGACCGGAGCCTGTTCGACCGGATCGCCGACCGGGGCATGATGCCCATGCTCGGCTGGGAGCCGTGGGATTACAGCATCGACCTGGCGGCCCGGCGCACCGGCCTGGCGGTCCGGCAGATCGACCGGCTCCGGGCCACCCAGCCGGACTACCGGCTGGACCGGATCGCACGCGGCGACTTCGACGCCCACCTGCGGTCCTGGGCCGAGGGGGTCCGGTCGCTCGGCTACCCGGTCGCGATCCGCTTCGCGCACGAGATGAACGGCGACTGGTATCCGTGGTGCGAGCGGGCCAACGGCAACCGCCCCGGCGACTACGTGCGGGCCTGGCGGCACGTGCACGACCTGTTCGCCCGGGCCGGGGCCACGAACGTCACCTGGGTGTGGAGCCCGAACGCCCGCTGGGACAAGACGACCGCCGGGCTGACCGGGCTCTACCCGGGTGACGACTACGTCGACTGGGTCGGCGTCACCGGCTACTACGGCACCGGCGCGTTCACCAAGACGTACTGGTCGTTCGACCAGATCTTCGGTCCGACGATCGCCGAGATCCGCAAGGTCACCCGCAAGCCGCTTGTGGTCACCGAGACCGGCGCCGCCGACACCGCCGGACGCAAGGCCCGGTGGATCCGGGAGACGTTCGGCTCGCTGCCCCGTTACCCGGACCTGATCGGGCTGATCTGGTTCGAGGTGGACAAGGAGCAGGACTGGCGCATCGCCGGCGCGCCCGCCGCGGCGGCCGCGTTCGCCGAGGCGGTGGCCGGCGAGCGCTACGACGTGACCTGGTCGGCGGCGTCGAGGCCGCGCGCCGGGCCGTGA
- a CDS encoding glycosyltransferase family 2 protein gives MAVAADTRPSRATTAGTPGDRPTAPVPPGAPADPDRRQRNVSARLAYARCGAVAGPLRPPRGPDAAVEFRPTASVAARVMLTLLVLVNSAAGLVFVGWLLLPQHVPGPGVVGLGGWQTAAARLAFCVVVGVELIRLAQNVVVWVFAFHARDPVPVDPPVGLRVALLTTIVPSKEPLDVAERTLRRLREIVYCGHVDVWILDEGDDPAVRAMADRLGVRHFTRKGRPEYNQPGGEFRARTKSGNHNAWRAEHEHRYDVVANVDPDHVPLPNFLERTLGYFRDPDVAFVVTPQVYGNMHQNFVAHGASVQQYLYNGLIARGGNGLDAPLLTGTGHLYRPAAWRTIGGYQDSIIEDHLTSIRVHAAVNPATGRRWKGVYTPDVVALGEGPTSWADYFNQQKRWAAGICEILLRREMRTPRTLPGRRRWQYRLLQFYYPSVAVSLLLGNAATALYLLTGVDAGRLDPQVWATLWGTTVGTWFLLWLWLRRFNIAPHEREEVGMAGMALALFAGPVYVAAAAGALLRRRLGFVVTAKGALRTVESLRTFRLHLCWALAAAGLLAVSFALGHDYPLLRVWPALTMLTGLAPPLISWAESLRARRHRSAEAARKQPAAARAAAEGGVPC, from the coding sequence GTGGCCGTCGCCGCCGATACACGCCCGTCCCGCGCCACGACGGCCGGGACGCCGGGCGACCGCCCGACCGCGCCCGTCCCGCCCGGGGCGCCCGCCGATCCGGACCGCCGGCAGCGCAACGTCAGCGCCCGCCTGGCGTACGCCCGGTGCGGCGCCGTCGCCGGTCCGCTGCGCCCGCCTCGCGGCCCGGACGCGGCGGTCGAGTTCCGCCCCACCGCCTCGGTGGCCGCGCGGGTGATGCTGACGCTGCTGGTGCTCGTCAACAGCGCCGCCGGGCTGGTCTTCGTCGGCTGGCTGCTGCTGCCGCAGCACGTGCCCGGCCCCGGCGTCGTCGGGCTCGGCGGCTGGCAGACCGCCGCCGCCCGGCTCGCGTTCTGCGTCGTCGTCGGCGTCGAGCTGATCCGCCTGGCGCAGAACGTGGTGGTGTGGGTCTTCGCCTTCCACGCCCGGGACCCGGTGCCGGTCGACCCGCCGGTCGGCCTGCGGGTCGCGCTGCTCACCACCATCGTGCCGAGCAAGGAGCCGCTGGACGTCGCGGAGCGCACGCTGCGCCGGCTCCGGGAGATCGTCTACTGCGGGCACGTCGACGTGTGGATCCTCGACGAGGGCGACGACCCGGCGGTGCGGGCGATGGCCGACCGGCTGGGCGTACGCCACTTCACCCGCAAGGGCCGGCCCGAGTACAACCAGCCCGGCGGCGAGTTCCGGGCCCGGACCAAGTCCGGCAACCACAACGCCTGGCGGGCCGAGCACGAGCACCGCTACGACGTGGTCGCGAACGTGGACCCGGACCACGTGCCGCTGCCGAACTTCCTGGAACGCACGCTCGGCTACTTCCGCGACCCGGACGTGGCGTTCGTGGTGACGCCCCAGGTGTACGGCAACATGCACCAGAACTTCGTCGCCCACGGCGCCTCGGTGCAGCAGTACCTCTACAACGGTCTGATCGCCCGGGGCGGCAACGGCCTGGACGCGCCGCTGCTCACCGGCACCGGGCACCTCTACCGCCCGGCGGCCTGGCGGACCATCGGCGGCTACCAGGACTCGATCATCGAGGACCACCTCACCAGCATCCGGGTGCACGCCGCCGTCAACCCGGCCACCGGGCGCCGCTGGAAGGGCGTCTACACCCCCGACGTGGTGGCGCTCGGTGAGGGGCCGACCTCCTGGGCGGACTACTTCAACCAGCAGAAGCGCTGGGCCGCCGGCATCTGCGAGATCCTGCTCCGGCGCGAGATGCGTACGCCGCGTACGCTGCCCGGCCGCCGTCGCTGGCAGTACCGCCTGCTCCAGTTCTACTACCCGAGCGTCGCGGTGAGCCTGCTGCTGGGCAACGCCGCCACCGCGCTCTACCTGCTGACCGGCGTGGACGCCGGCCGGCTCGACCCGCAGGTGTGGGCGACGCTGTGGGGCACCACCGTCGGCACCTGGTTCCTGCTCTGGCTCTGGCTGCGCCGCTTCAACATCGCCCCGCACGAACGCGAGGAGGTGGGCATGGCCGGCATGGCGCTCGCCCTGTTCGCCGGGCCGGTCTACGTGGCCGCGGCGGCCGGCGCGCTGCTGCGCCGCCGGCTCGGTTTCGTGGTGACCGCCAAGGGGGCGCTGCGCACCGTCGAGTCCCTGCGCACGTTCCGGCTGCACCTGTGCTGGGCGCTCGCCGCGGCCGGGCTGCTCGCGGTGAGCTTCGCGCTCGGTCACGACTACCCGCTGCTGCGGGTCTGGCCGGCGCTGACGATGCTGACCGGCCTCGCCCCGCCGCTGATCTCCTGGGCGGAGAGCCTGCGGGCCCGCCGGCACCGCTCGGCGGAGGCGGCGCGAAAGCAGCCGGCGGCGGCGCGGGCGGCGGCTGAGGGCGGTGTCCCGTGCTGA
- a CDS encoding glycosyltransferase family 39 protein, giving the protein MMDADTMVLPRIGDAAIEDPWGEDRPRRPTARAATAAVRRWRIAAWLLPAALAAALGAVRITTSGLSAAELAARRAATSPRQGIGLTGDDVALGPYHLLLRGWAELFGSADLALRVPSLLAIVGAAALVGALAARIATPAAGLLAGMIFAVLPTSARYAQEAQPYALAVFAAVLATWLLVPALDRPGPRRLVPYAGAVLLLGLCQPVALLLLAAHGWVVLAFRRRAAVRWLAAVALGLLPVAALLGAGLRGGGHLASGVRSGAAVLAATPGELFGVAALGGVLAGLALFSLPLRYAAAICTAWALVPALALLALAQAVPVWSAVNLLFTAPAWAVLGGVALSRARAAVAVAVLALVVVLGVAAQLPS; this is encoded by the coding sequence ATGATGGACGCGGACACCATGGTCCTGCCCCGGATCGGGGATGCCGCGATCGAGGACCCGTGGGGCGAGGACCGTCCGCGCCGTCCAACCGCCCGCGCCGCGACCGCCGCCGTGAGGCGGTGGCGGATCGCGGCGTGGCTGCTGCCGGCGGCCCTGGCCGCCGCGCTCGGCGCCGTCCGGATCACGACGTCGGGACTGAGCGCCGCAGAGCTGGCGGCCCGCCGGGCGGCGACGTCGCCCCGGCAGGGGATCGGGCTCACCGGCGACGACGTCGCACTCGGGCCGTACCACCTGCTCCTGCGCGGCTGGGCGGAGCTGTTCGGCTCGGCGGACCTCGCGCTGCGCGTACCGTCGCTGCTGGCCATTGTGGGAGCCGCGGCGCTCGTCGGCGCGCTCGCCGCCCGGATCGCCACGCCCGCCGCCGGCCTGCTCGCCGGCATGATCTTCGCGGTGCTGCCGACCTCGGCCCGGTACGCGCAGGAGGCGCAGCCGTACGCCCTGGCGGTGTTCGCCGCCGTGCTCGCCACCTGGCTGCTGGTGCCCGCGCTCGACCGGCCGGGTCCGCGGCGGCTCGTGCCCTACGCGGGCGCGGTGCTGCTGCTCGGCCTGTGCCAGCCGGTGGCGTTGCTGCTGCTCGCCGCGCACGGCTGGGTCGTGCTGGCGTTCCGTCGCCGCGCCGCCGTCCGCTGGCTGGCCGCCGTGGCCCTCGGGCTGCTCCCGGTCGCCGCGCTGCTCGGCGCGGGTCTGCGCGGCGGCGGGCACCTGGCGTCCGGTGTGCGATCCGGCGCCGCCGTGCTGGCGGCCACGCCCGGAGAGCTGTTCGGCGTCGCCGCGCTCGGTGGCGTGCTGGCCGGGCTGGCCCTGTTCAGCCTGCCGCTGCGGTACGCCGCCGCGATCTGCACCGCCTGGGCGCTGGTGCCGGCGCTCGCGCTGCTGGCGCTGGCGCAGGCCGTGCCGGTCTGGTCGGCGGTGAACCTGCTGTTCACGGCGCCGGCCTGGGCGGTGCTCGGCGGGGTCGCCCTGTCCCGGGCGCGCGCCGCCGTGGCCGTCGCCGTGCTGGCGCTCGTCGTGGTGCTCGGGGTGGCGGCCCAGCTTCCGTCGTGA
- a CDS encoding glycoside hydrolase family 3 N-terminal domain-containing protein, whose amino-acid sequence MTEVHAVVDGPAPAQAGPDHDRPDGHDPDARVRELLGRMTIEEKVAQIVGFWEKEDGEAVAPLQGEFADTGRLDDFSRHGLGHLTRAYGTRPVDAATRAAWLWRFQRELVTGTRLGIPAIVHEECLTGLSAWKAATFPTPLAWGAAFDPDLVTEMAAAIGASMRALGIHQGLSPVLDVIRDPRWGRVDECIAEDPYLVGTIGTSYVRGLQSQGVLATLKHFAGYSASRAGRNFGPVHAGPRELADVLLPPFEMAIRDGDARSVMHSYAEIDGVPVAADPTMLTDLLRERWGFDGTVVADYYGVAFLNLLHHVAADNADAAAQALAAGLDIELPTGDAFLTLTESVRAGTVDEALVDRAVLRVLRQKQELGLLDATFDDEPPGAVDLDSPEHRSIARRLAEESVVLVANEGLLPLPAGRRVAVVGPNADRQGALFGCYSFLNHVLAHHPGVETGIEVPTVLEAVRAEFGADRVTFAAGCEVDSADRSGFDEAVAAASAADVAVLVVGDHASLFGRGTVGEGCDRDDLELPGVQRQLVEAVLDTGTPVVLVLLTGRPYALGWALSRCAAVVQTFFPGEEGAGAIAGVLSGRVNPSGRLPVTLPGSAGAQPYSYLHPELGEGLNGTNLPATPVAPFGHGLSYTTFTYSDLTVPAEAPVDGALRVSVRVTNTGAVAGDDVVQLYGRDLVASVTRPVAQLLGYRRVRLEPGASVTVELTVPTTRLAFTDRALNRVVEPGEVDVWVGTSARRDVQARTTLTGDTVEITAASPRWTTTDLR is encoded by the coding sequence ATGACAGAGGTCCATGCGGTGGTGGACGGCCCGGCGCCGGCTCAGGCGGGTCCGGACCACGACCGGCCGGACGGGCACGACCCCGACGCGCGCGTACGGGAACTGCTCGGTCGCATGACGATCGAGGAGAAGGTCGCGCAGATCGTCGGGTTCTGGGAGAAGGAGGACGGTGAGGCGGTCGCGCCCCTGCAGGGCGAGTTCGCCGACACCGGCCGGCTGGACGACTTCTCCCGGCACGGGCTGGGCCACCTGACCCGCGCCTACGGCACCCGCCCGGTCGACGCCGCGACCCGCGCGGCCTGGCTGTGGAGGTTCCAGCGGGAGCTGGTGACCGGCACGCGGCTGGGCATCCCGGCGATCGTGCACGAGGAGTGCCTGACCGGCCTGTCGGCGTGGAAGGCGGCCACCTTCCCGACGCCGCTGGCCTGGGGCGCCGCGTTCGACCCCGATCTCGTCACCGAGATGGCGGCGGCCATCGGGGCCTCGATGCGCGCGCTCGGCATCCACCAGGGACTGTCCCCGGTGCTCGACGTGATCCGGGACCCGCGCTGGGGCCGGGTCGACGAGTGCATCGCCGAGGACCCGTACCTCGTCGGCACCATCGGCACCTCGTACGTGCGTGGACTCCAGTCGCAGGGCGTGCTCGCGACGCTGAAGCACTTCGCCGGCTACTCCGCCTCACGGGCCGGGCGCAACTTCGGCCCGGTGCACGCCGGTCCCCGGGAACTCGCCGACGTGCTGCTGCCGCCGTTCGAGATGGCGATCCGCGACGGCGACGCGCGCAGTGTCATGCACTCGTACGCCGAGATCGACGGCGTGCCGGTCGCCGCCGACCCGACCATGCTCACCGACCTGCTGCGCGAGCGGTGGGGCTTCGACGGCACGGTGGTGGCCGACTACTACGGTGTCGCCTTCCTCAACCTGCTGCACCACGTCGCGGCCGACAACGCGGACGCGGCGGCGCAGGCGCTGGCCGCGGGCCTGGACATCGAACTGCCCACCGGCGACGCCTTCCTGACCCTGACCGAGTCGGTGCGGGCCGGCACTGTCGACGAGGCGCTGGTCGACCGGGCGGTGCTGCGCGTCCTGCGCCAGAAGCAGGAACTCGGCCTGCTCGACGCCACGTTCGACGACGAGCCGCCGGGCGCTGTCGACCTCGACTCGCCGGAGCACCGGTCGATCGCGCGCCGGCTCGCCGAGGAGTCGGTCGTCCTGGTCGCCAACGAGGGCCTGCTCCCGCTGCCGGCGGGCCGCCGGGTGGCGGTGGTCGGCCCGAACGCCGACCGACAGGGCGCGCTGTTCGGCTGCTACTCGTTCCTCAACCACGTGCTGGCCCACCACCCGGGCGTGGAGACCGGCATCGAGGTGCCGACCGTCCTCGAAGCCGTGCGCGCCGAGTTCGGCGCCGACCGGGTCACCTTCGCGGCGGGCTGCGAGGTGGACTCCGCGGACCGGTCCGGCTTCGACGAGGCGGTCGCCGCCGCGTCCGCCGCCGACGTGGCCGTCCTCGTGGTCGGCGACCACGCCAGCCTGTTCGGCCGCGGCACCGTGGGCGAGGGCTGCGACCGGGACGACCTGGAGCTGCCCGGCGTGCAGCGCCAGCTCGTCGAGGCGGTGCTGGACACCGGCACCCCGGTCGTCCTGGTGCTGCTCACCGGCCGCCCGTACGCGCTGGGCTGGGCGCTGTCCCGGTGCGCCGCGGTGGTGCAGACGTTCTTCCCGGGTGAGGAGGGCGCCGGCGCGATCGCGGGTGTGCTCTCCGGGCGGGTCAACCCGTCCGGCCGGCTGCCGGTCACCCTGCCCGGCTCGGCCGGCGCGCAGCCGTACTCGTACCTGCACCCGGAGCTGGGGGAGGGCCTGAACGGCACCAACCTGCCGGCGACGCCGGTGGCGCCGTTCGGTCACGGGCTGTCCTACACCACGTTCACGTACAGCGACCTGACCGTGCCGGCCGAGGCGCCGGTCGACGGGGCGCTGCGGGTGTCGGTGCGGGTGACAAACACCGGCGCGGTCGCCGGTGACGACGTGGTGCAGCTCTACGGCCGCGACCTGGTCGCCTCGGTGACCCGGCCGGTGGCGCAGCTGCTCGGCTACCGGCGGGTGCGTCTGGAGCCGGGCGCCTCGGTCACCGTCGAGCTGACCGTGCCGACCACGCGGCTGGCCTTCACCGACCGCGCGCTCAACCGTGTGGTGGAGCCCGGGGAGGTCGACGTCTGGGTGGGCACGAGCGCCCGGCGGGACGTCCAGGCGCGGACCACGCTGACCGGCGACACCGTCGAGATCACCGCCGCCTCGCCCCGCTGGACGACCACCGACCTCCGCTGA
- a CDS encoding carbohydrate ABC transporter permease — protein MTVAVNSAPAPSAGRRPVQWSSPLTYAIALAVAAVSIAPVVYVIVGGFRTTPQIVNDPAGLPDPWVWDNYYRVLTQSDFWRQAFNSAVIALGTTLGVVVLGMAAAFVLARYSFRGREWLYTFFTLGLLFPAGAAILPLYLLLRDLSLINSYYAVILPQVAFSLPLTIVILRPFLSAIPRELEDAAAIDGAGRLGFLWRIVLPLSRPAIVTVGILAFVASWNAFLLPLLVLGDVNLHTLPLGVQNFSSQYTTDTAGVLAFTSLAMLPALLFFTLAEKQIVGGLQGAVKG, from the coding sequence GTGACAGTGGCCGTGAACTCCGCACCCGCCCCCTCGGCCGGGCGCCGCCCGGTGCAGTGGAGCTCGCCGCTGACGTACGCGATCGCGCTCGCGGTCGCGGCCGTGTCGATCGCCCCGGTCGTCTACGTCATCGTCGGTGGCTTCCGAACCACGCCGCAGATCGTGAACGATCCCGCCGGCCTGCCCGACCCGTGGGTCTGGGACAACTACTACCGGGTGCTGACGCAGAGCGACTTCTGGCGGCAGGCGTTCAACAGCGCGGTGATCGCTCTCGGCACCACGCTCGGCGTGGTGGTGCTCGGCATGGCCGCCGCGTTCGTGCTCGCCCGGTACTCGTTCCGGGGACGTGAGTGGCTCTACACCTTCTTCACGCTCGGTCTGCTCTTCCCGGCCGGGGCGGCGATCCTGCCGCTCTACCTCCTGCTGCGTGACCTGAGCCTGATCAACTCCTACTACGCGGTGATCCTCCCGCAGGTGGCGTTCTCGCTGCCGCTCACCATCGTCATCCTGCGGCCGTTCCTGTCGGCCATCCCGCGGGAGCTGGAGGACGCGGCCGCCATCGACGGCGCCGGCCGGCTCGGCTTCCTCTGGCGGATCGTGCTGCCGCTGTCGCGGCCCGCGATCGTCACCGTCGGCATCCTCGCGTTCGTGGCGAGCTGGAACGCGTTCCTCCTGCCGCTGCTCGTCCTCGGGGACGTCAACCTGCACACCCTGCCGCTGGGCGTGCAGAACTTCTCCAGCCAGTACACCACCGACACCGCCGGCGTCCTCGCCTTCACGTCGCTGGCGATGTTGCCGGCGCTGCTGTTCTTCACCCTGGCGGAGAAGCAGATCGTCGGGGGCCTCCAGGGCGCGGTCAAGGGCTGA
- a CDS encoding carbohydrate ABC transporter permease, producing MTSASQTRTPAGGALAPPAGLRPGARAASRRAETRRKWYEIIGLTTPAVLIYVLFVLVPMGFAFYYSLFRWRGVGPPTEYVGFRNYTLAFQDPIFLDALRNNAIIVFGSLLIQAPVALGIALLLNRRFRGRSAFRLLVFVPYVLAEVTVGIMWKLILTDGGTLDALLRSVGLGGLVQAWLADLDVVIWTLLFVLTWKYVGFAIILLLAGLSNVPPELNEAAEIDGASWWQIQRHVTLPLLGPTIRIWMFLSMIGSLQVFDMVWVTSVPAVRSLGASATMATYMVDNGFFARLWGYGNAVAVILFAISFVAALLFQRFLLSRDIEGAITRKGK from the coding sequence GTGACGTCCGCATCGCAGACCCGTACGCCCGCCGGCGGCGCTCTCGCGCCGCCGGCGGGCCTCCGGCCCGGCGCACGAGCCGCCTCACGCCGCGCCGAGACCCGCCGCAAGTGGTACGAGATCATCGGGCTGACCACGCCGGCGGTCCTCATCTACGTGCTGTTCGTGCTGGTGCCGATGGGCTTCGCGTTCTACTACAGCCTGTTCCGCTGGCGCGGGGTCGGGCCGCCCACCGAGTACGTCGGCTTCCGTAACTACACGCTCGCGTTCCAGGACCCGATCTTCCTCGACGCGCTGCGCAACAACGCCATCATCGTCTTCGGGTCGCTGCTCATCCAGGCTCCCGTCGCGCTCGGCATCGCCCTGCTGCTCAACCGCCGCTTCCGCGGGCGCTCCGCGTTCCGCCTCCTGGTCTTCGTGCCGTACGTGCTCGCCGAGGTCACCGTCGGCATCATGTGGAAGCTGATCCTGACCGACGGCGGCACGCTCGACGCGCTGCTGCGGTCGGTGGGGCTGGGCGGGCTGGTGCAGGCGTGGCTGGCCGACCTCGACGTGGTCATCTGGACCCTGCTGTTCGTCCTCACCTGGAAGTACGTCGGCTTCGCCATCATCCTGCTGCTCGCCGGCCTGTCGAACGTGCCGCCCGAGCTGAACGAGGCCGCCGAGATCGACGGCGCGAGCTGGTGGCAGATCCAGCGTCACGTCACGTTGCCGCTGCTCGGCCCCACCATCCGGATCTGGATGTTCCTGTCGATGATCGGCTCGTTGCAGGTCTTCGACATGGTCTGGGTGACCTCCGTGCCCGCGGTGCGGTCGCTCGGCGCCTCGGCCACCATGGCGACGTACATGGTGGACAACGGCTTCTTCGCCCGGCTGTGGGGCTACGGCAACGCCGTCGCCGTGATCCTGTTCGCCATCTCGTTCGTGGCGGCGCTGCTGTTCCAGCGGTTCCTGCTCAGCCGTGACATCGAGGGCGCCATCACCCGGAAGGGGAAGTGA